The following proteins come from a genomic window of Pirellula staleyi DSM 6068:
- a CDS encoding AGE family epimerase/isomerase: MEIPSLHDPQQLAAFYRDALLQDVVPFWLRHGLDHEQGGILTSLDRAGAVIDTDKSIWFQGRAAWMFATLYNHVEPRATWLSAAQSCLDFLERHAVGDDGKLYFSVTREGRPLRMRRYVYSESFAAIAAAALFRATGSERARASALRYWQNYLRYSFDPALAAPKTDPQTRPMRGIGPLMIAMVTAQELRLNLGEVVALGRTPTEWIAWCVDEIERYFMKPERQVLLETVGIQGEVLDHFDGRLLNPGHAIECAWFLLLESSIVHSPRMEQLGLQILDWMLARGWDHEFGGLYYFRDLDDKPIQEYWHDMKFWWPHCEAIIATLLAWRLTGSERYATLHQQVHDWSFRHFPDPEQGEWFGYLHRDGTVSTTLKGNLWKGPFHLPRMLLWSWKLLDTEPTSLLALSSLPPRRPD; encoded by the coding sequence GTGGAAATTCCCTCGCTTCACGACCCTCAGCAACTCGCAGCCTTCTATCGCGACGCGCTGCTCCAAGATGTTGTGCCGTTTTGGCTCCGGCATGGACTCGACCACGAGCAGGGGGGGATCCTGACGTCGCTCGATCGCGCAGGAGCCGTGATCGACACCGATAAATCGATCTGGTTTCAAGGTCGCGCGGCCTGGATGTTCGCCACGCTCTATAACCATGTCGAGCCGCGCGCTACGTGGCTCAGTGCAGCGCAAAGCTGCCTCGATTTCCTCGAGCGACATGCGGTCGGCGACGATGGAAAGCTCTATTTCAGTGTCACCCGCGAGGGGCGACCGCTCCGGATGCGGCGCTATGTTTACAGCGAGTCGTTTGCCGCGATTGCCGCAGCAGCGCTGTTTCGCGCCACCGGTAGCGAGAGAGCCCGCGCAAGTGCCTTGCGATACTGGCAAAACTACCTGCGTTACTCCTTCGATCCAGCGCTCGCGGCGCCTAAGACCGATCCCCAGACGCGCCCCATGCGCGGCATCGGTCCGCTGATGATCGCGATGGTCACCGCGCAAGAACTCCGCTTGAATCTCGGCGAAGTAGTCGCGCTCGGACGGACTCCCACCGAGTGGATTGCGTGGTGCGTCGATGAAATCGAGCGCTATTTCATGAAGCCCGAGCGACAGGTGCTGCTGGAAACGGTCGGAATCCAAGGGGAAGTGCTCGATCATTTCGACGGCCGACTGCTGAACCCTGGTCACGCGATCGAATGTGCCTGGTTCCTGCTACTCGAAAGCAGCATCGTACACTCGCCACGCATGGAGCAACTCGGTCTTCAGATTCTCGACTGGATGCTTGCGCGCGGCTGGGACCACGAGTTCGGCGGGCTCTACTATTTTCGCGATCTCGACGACAAGCCGATCCAAGAATACTGGCACGACATGAAGTTCTGGTGGCCCCACTGCGAGGCGATTATCGCGACACTGCTCGCCTGGCGACTCACCGGCAGCGAGCGCTATGCCACGCTGCATCAGCAGGTGCACGACTGGAGCTTTCGCCACTTTCCCGATCCTGAGCAGGGGGAATGGTTCGGCTATTTGCATCGCGATGGAACCGTGTCGACCACGCTGAAAGGGAACCTGTGGAAAGGACCGTTTCACTTGCCACGCATGCTCCTCTGGAGCTGGAAGCTGCTCGACACCGAGCCGACATCGCTCCTGGCACTCTCGTCGCTTCCTCCGCGGAGGCCCGACTGA
- a CDS encoding NAD(P)/FAD-dependent oxidoreductase, which produces MREPLMCCWNIGIVGGGPGGLMTAYQLQKLASVPLRITLLEASGRLGGKILTPQFSTSPVRYEAGAAEFYDYSIFDEDPLKDLIAELGLPIRAMGGPAVVMDNQILANMDDIEAALGPTAAAALLDFDRRAKDQITPLEFYHSDYPEGLHLAPDPRRFDQLLTLVESDDARSYIQNLIHSDLATEPQQTTFTYGLQNYLMNSPAYMHLYGIEGGNQRLVEELAQRIDAEVLLNHPVESIEKQGSSQIRVHSRSGDQPRHDDFDFVVVSLPHNHLGKLAFRGARLQRAIERHLSYYHYPAHYLRITILFDKPFWREAFSDSYWMLDKFGGCCLYDESSREPGSSHGILGWLVGGTAAETMNALTDEELISAALDSLPTFLAHGRKHMVEGRVHRWLSAVNAIPGGIVPRPLDQRHQPEPIEHPQLYLVGDYLFDSTLNGVLDSAEYVAAWLAAQTTDRS; this is translated from the coding sequence ATGCGGGAGCCGCTGATGTGCTGCTGGAATATCGGGATCGTCGGGGGTGGCCCGGGCGGTCTCATGACTGCTTATCAACTCCAAAAGCTGGCGAGTGTGCCGCTTCGGATCACGCTGCTGGAAGCGAGCGGGCGTCTCGGTGGAAAAATTCTCACCCCGCAATTTTCGACCAGCCCGGTCCGTTATGAAGCGGGGGCAGCTGAGTTCTACGACTATTCGATCTTCGACGAAGATCCGCTGAAGGACTTGATTGCCGAACTTGGACTACCGATTCGGGCGATGGGTGGACCGGCCGTAGTGATGGATAATCAAATCCTCGCGAACATGGATGATATTGAGGCGGCGCTCGGACCCACCGCAGCGGCGGCGCTCCTCGATTTTGATCGCCGCGCCAAAGATCAAATTACACCACTCGAGTTTTATCATAGCGATTATCCCGAAGGTCTTCATTTAGCTCCTGATCCGCGCCGCTTTGATCAGTTATTAACCTTGGTCGAAAGTGATGATGCGCGGAGTTATATCCAAAACCTAATTCATAGTGATCTGGCGACCGAACCGCAACAAACCACCTTTACCTATGGGCTACAAAACTATTTGATGAATAGTCCCGCCTATATGCACTTATATGGCATTGAAGGTGGCAATCAGCGGCTCGTGGAAGAGCTGGCCCAGCGGATCGATGCCGAAGTGCTGCTGAATCACCCTGTCGAGAGCATCGAAAAACAAGGTTCGTCGCAAATTCGGGTCCATTCACGCTCGGGAGATCAGCCGCGGCACGACGATTTTGATTTCGTGGTCGTTTCGCTCCCCCATAATCACCTCGGGAAGCTGGCGTTTCGTGGGGCCCGTTTGCAGCGGGCGATCGAGCGGCATCTGTCGTACTATCATTACCCCGCACACTATTTGCGGATCACCATTTTGTTCGACAAGCCGTTCTGGCGCGAGGCGTTCAGCGACTCGTACTGGATGCTCGACAAATTTGGGGGATGCTGCTTGTATGACGAGTCGTCGCGCGAGCCAGGAAGTTCGCACGGCATTCTCGGCTGGCTTGTTGGCGGAACCGCTGCCGAAACGATGAACGCCCTCACCGACGAGGAGCTGATCAGCGCCGCGCTCGATTCCCTGCCGACCTTCCTGGCACATGGCCGCAAGCACATGGTGGAAGGGCGCGTGCATCGCTGGCTCTCGGCTGTGAATGCCATTCCCGGGGGCATTGTTCCGCGACCGCTCGACCAGCGGCATCAGCCTGAACCGATCGAACATCCCCAGCTCTATCTGGTCGGGGACTACCTCTTTGATTCCACACTCAATGGCGTGCTCGACTCAGCCGAGTATGTGGCCGCTTGGCTCGCCGCACAAACGACTGATCGATCCTGA
- a CDS encoding MFS transporter, whose product MSLTSRLSPLGFAWLVVGLLMPVALLNYLDRQMLASIKSSVMADIPSIGSDENWGFMLGQFKWVYAFMSPIGGYIADRFSRRLTICASLFVWSAVTFWTGHVDSYQELLTARSLMGLSEAFYIPAALALIADLHTGQTRSKAVGMHQMAIYCGVIVGGFTGYIADAEWLGWRAAFDICGVFGMLYAIPLALVLRDAPRPAELALVGVLKVRRYPATASRSKRGRSQLVAPKVVDERPSPWSAAVALLLNLNFILLVLYFTLPALAGWVVRDWMPAILKKEFDLGQGIAGVAATLPWQAAAIVGSLLGGTIADSWMRVNHRGRIYLSAIGMTLMVPAIAGVGFAPTLTLVVILLLLFGLGWGFFDCNNMPILSQIVRPDLRATGYGIMNLVSISCGGLADWGFGALRDRDVPLGAIFGVFAATAAISAVLVLLIRPAPPTSPRD is encoded by the coding sequence TTGTCTCTCACTTCTCGCCTCTCTCCGCTCGGGTTTGCCTGGCTCGTGGTCGGGCTGCTGATGCCTGTCGCGCTGCTGAACTATCTCGATCGGCAGATGCTCGCCTCGATCAAGTCGTCGGTGATGGCCGATATCCCCTCGATCGGCAGCGACGAGAACTGGGGCTTCATGCTCGGCCAGTTCAAATGGGTCTATGCCTTCATGAGCCCGATCGGAGGCTACATTGCCGATCGCTTCAGTCGACGCTTAACCATTTGCGCGAGCCTGTTCGTCTGGTCGGCGGTGACGTTTTGGACCGGGCATGTCGACAGCTATCAAGAGCTCCTGACCGCGCGCTCGCTAATGGGGCTGAGCGAGGCGTTTTACATTCCCGCCGCCCTTGCGCTGATTGCCGACCTGCACACCGGCCAGACCCGTTCCAAAGCGGTCGGCATGCATCAGATGGCGATCTACTGCGGCGTGATTGTGGGGGGCTTCACCGGTTATATCGCCGACGCCGAGTGGCTCGGCTGGCGCGCAGCATTCGACATCTGCGGCGTGTTTGGCATGCTCTACGCCATTCCGCTGGCGCTAGTGCTGCGCGACGCTCCACGCCCTGCGGAGCTTGCCCTCGTGGGGGTGCTGAAGGTGCGCCGCTATCCAGCCACAGCCTCGCGCTCGAAGCGCGGTCGCTCGCAACTTGTGGCTCCCAAAGTGGTCGACGAGCGCCCCAGTCCCTGGAGCGCCGCCGTCGCACTGCTGCTGAATCTCAACTTCATTCTGCTGGTCCTCTACTTCACCCTACCTGCCCTGGCTGGCTGGGTGGTGCGCGACTGGATGCCCGCGATCCTGAAGAAAGAGTTCGACCTCGGGCAAGGGATCGCCGGTGTCGCCGCAACCCTTCCATGGCAAGCAGCTGCGATTGTGGGGAGCCTGCTCGGCGGGACGATCGCCGACTCCTGGATGCGCGTGAATCATCGTGGACGAATCTATTTGAGCGCCATCGGCATGACGCTGATGGTTCCCGCGATTGCTGGTGTCGGATTCGCGCCAACTCTCACGCTTGTTGTCATCCTGCTCCTACTGTTCGGGCTCGGCTGGGGCTTCTTCGACTGCAACAACATGCCGATCTTGTCGCAGATCGTACGACCAGACTTGCGAGCGACCGGCTACGGCATCATGAACCTGGTGAGCATCAGCTGCGGTGGTTTGGCCGACTGGGGTTTTGGCGCGCTCCGCGATCGGGACGTTCCGCTGGGAGCAATCTTCGGAGTCTTCGCCGCCACCGCTGCGATCTCCGCAGTGCTGGTGCTGCTGATCCGTCCTGCGCCACCGACGAGCCCACGCGACTAG
- a CDS encoding heparan-alpha-glucosaminide N-acetyltransferase domain-containing protein has product MRYPSIDLMRTIAIFIMVVVHFGENLSGVTVPVAGMGAPQFIFLSGVSYFLWSRGRKARGTSESELSKISVRRGLFVFCVGIAFNVFVWLPEDTFNWDVLTFIGSALLVLGVVRHLPSAILLAMAITAALVSPVLREIVAYEEYWPNKYYEYDFVLSEVVTGYFVAGYFPIFPWIALSLIGYVAARYLLEEPSAEEFRAQEPGTEEPVPSIGPIVGIGAVLLATSIGLQLIGRWGGDAIAAQPVAAKLLNGWRMFPPSLAYMLGMLGATLLLFATMHQWLDRSPARIERWKSLLKVCQTFSQYSFTIYIVHHVAHLYPLWIYGALYGEETTIFWGNALPLSASLTLAALFLVVTFWLLRQLGEKRSFGIESAMRWLCD; this is encoded by the coding sequence ATGCGATATCCCTCGATTGATCTGATGCGTACGATCGCCATTTTCATCATGGTGGTGGTGCATTTCGGCGAGAACCTCTCGGGCGTCACCGTCCCGGTGGCAGGGATGGGTGCGCCGCAATTTATATTCCTGTCGGGAGTCAGCTATTTCCTCTGGTCGCGCGGACGCAAAGCGCGCGGCACGAGCGAAAGCGAGCTCTCCAAAATCTCGGTCCGCCGCGGGCTGTTTGTCTTCTGCGTCGGCATTGCGTTCAACGTCTTTGTCTGGCTCCCTGAAGACACCTTCAACTGGGATGTGCTGACGTTCATCGGCTCGGCCCTGTTGGTGCTGGGTGTGGTGCGTCATCTTCCGTCGGCGATTTTGCTCGCGATGGCGATCACCGCAGCGCTCGTTAGTCCGGTGCTGCGCGAAATTGTTGCCTACGAAGAGTACTGGCCTAACAAGTATTACGAGTACGACTTCGTGCTGAGCGAAGTCGTGACCGGCTATTTCGTCGCCGGCTATTTTCCGATCTTCCCTTGGATCGCCCTCAGCCTGATTGGCTACGTCGCCGCGCGCTACCTGCTCGAGGAGCCGTCGGCGGAAGAGTTCCGCGCGCAAGAGCCGGGGACTGAAGAGCCTGTTCCTTCGATCGGGCCGATCGTTGGGATCGGCGCAGTGCTGCTGGCAACTTCGATCGGGCTGCAGCTGATCGGTCGCTGGGGTGGCGATGCCATCGCCGCGCAGCCCGTTGCTGCCAAGCTGCTCAACGGCTGGCGGATGTTTCCCCCGAGCCTAGCGTACATGCTCGGGATGCTCGGCGCGACGCTGCTCCTTTTTGCCACCATGCATCAGTGGCTCGACCGGAGCCCGGCGCGCATCGAGCGCTGGAAATCGCTCCTAAAAGTTTGTCAAACCTTTAGCCAATACTCGTTCACGATCTACATCGTGCATCACGTCGCGCATCTCTATCCGCTCTGGATCTACGGCGCGCTCTATGGCGAAGAGACCACCATCTTTTGGGGCAACGCCCTCCCGCTCAGCGCGTCGCTGACACTCGCGGCACTGTTTCTCGTCGTCACGTTCTGGCTCCTGCGTCAGCTCGGCGAGAAACGAAGCTTCGGTATTGAATCGGCAATGCGCTGGCTCTGCGATTAG
- a CDS encoding CRTAC1 family protein, producing the protein MFLARQRSLRFARLALLLLTTCFVHALHAQQAVLPVAAEPTGFTFRDLAAERGLFPALAGIQGHAAGWGDVDGDGWEDLYVATFHKTGTKPNQLFFNRQGKLVLDEREEPRISTRATGSLLVDLDNDGDLDLYVSSMPQVKTGLRGCALFRGDGKGTFTDISEASGACPAEFGGRSATTLDFDGDGLLDLLVGEEPLAGGYSGSPTRSSRLLRNLGEMKFADVTQEVGIPAGIPGLGVAAADVSGDTWPDLFIAAQQGGNVLFLNDTKGKFVEAPGSRATFAWPEAKGDNMVCGVSMVDLNRDGLVDIVLGPHFDSPWTKPVGIRLYLNRGINDGVPKFEEVSTAAGLVALPMKAPHVELQDFNNDGWIDLYASMVKFADNKAFPMIFEHRGVKDGIPQFTEQTLAVNDFPTDADRAKKGAGAFFPHMLAEKKIFYAAPGPTADFDHDGRLDMFLASWWPEAPSLLLKNETKCGNWLQVTLQGRDGVNRMGIGARVEVYAAGKLDQPDALLAMREMAVGFGYASAQPAVVHVGLGAAERVDLKIVWPHQRGTVVRRAIAVNERVAIAAEAAQPE; encoded by the coding sequence ATGTTCCTCGCTCGCCAACGGTCCCTTCGTTTCGCTCGCCTCGCGCTTCTGCTACTGACCACCTGCTTTGTCCACGCGCTTCACGCGCAGCAGGCTGTGCTACCTGTTGCCGCAGAGCCGACCGGCTTTACGTTTCGCGATCTGGCGGCCGAGCGGGGACTCTTTCCGGCGCTTGCGGGGATTCAAGGACACGCTGCTGGCTGGGGAGATGTCGACGGCGATGGCTGGGAAGATCTCTACGTCGCCACATTTCATAAAACGGGAACCAAGCCGAACCAGCTCTTCTTCAATCGGCAAGGAAAGTTGGTACTCGACGAGCGCGAAGAGCCCCGCATCTCGACCCGCGCCACCGGCTCGCTGCTGGTCGACCTCGATAACGATGGCGATCTCGATCTCTATGTCTCGAGCATGCCGCAGGTGAAGACTGGTCTGCGAGGCTGTGCCCTCTTTCGCGGCGATGGGAAAGGGACATTCACCGACATCAGTGAAGCGAGTGGCGCATGCCCGGCCGAGTTCGGCGGCCGAAGCGCGACGACTCTCGACTTCGATGGGGATGGTCTGCTCGATCTGCTCGTCGGCGAAGAACCACTCGCGGGAGGCTACAGTGGCAGCCCCACCCGCAGTTCCCGTCTGCTGCGAAATTTAGGGGAAATGAAGTTCGCCGACGTGACGCAGGAAGTCGGCATTCCCGCTGGAATTCCAGGACTCGGGGTCGCTGCAGCGGATGTCAGTGGAGACACCTGGCCCGACCTGTTCATCGCCGCGCAGCAAGGTGGCAACGTGCTATTTCTCAATGACACGAAAGGAAAATTCGTCGAAGCGCCCGGATCGCGCGCCACCTTCGCTTGGCCCGAAGCTAAGGGGGACAACATGGTCTGCGGCGTCTCGATGGTCGATCTCAATCGGGATGGGCTGGTCGATATCGTGCTCGGTCCTCACTTCGATTCTCCCTGGACCAAACCGGTTGGCATCAGGCTCTACCTCAATCGCGGGATCAACGATGGTGTGCCTAAGTTTGAAGAGGTTTCGACAGCCGCGGGACTCGTCGCGCTGCCGATGAAAGCGCCGCATGTCGAGCTGCAAGATTTCAACAACGATGGCTGGATCGATCTCTACGCCAGTATGGTGAAATTCGCGGATAACAAGGCGTTTCCGATGATATTCGAGCATCGCGGGGTGAAGGATGGCATTCCGCAATTCACCGAGCAAACGCTCGCGGTGAACGATTTTCCGACCGATGCCGATCGCGCAAAGAAAGGGGCCGGCGCTTTCTTTCCGCATATGCTCGCCGAGAAGAAAATCTTCTACGCCGCGCCGGGACCCACCGCCGACTTCGATCACGATGGACGTCTCGATATGTTCCTGGCCAGTTGGTGGCCCGAGGCCCCTTCGCTGCTGCTGAAGAACGAAACCAAGTGTGGCAACTGGCTGCAAGTGACGCTGCAAGGTCGCGACGGAGTGAACCGGATGGGAATCGGGGCGCGCGTCGAAGTCTACGCCGCTGGGAAGCTCGATCAGCCCGACGCGCTGCTCGCCATGCGCGAAATGGCCGTCGGTTTTGGTTATGCCTCGGCGCAGCCCGCTGTGGTCCACGTGGGACTCGGCGCTGCCGAGCGGGTCGATCTCAAAATCGTTTGGCCCCACCAGCGCGGAACGGTCGTGCGCCGTGCCATCGCCGTGAATGAGCGCGTGGCGATTGCCGCCGAAGCGGCTCAGCCGGAGTAG
- the ppc gene encoding phosphoenolpyruvate carboxylase codes for MAPVSNELLRRDVRMLGDMLGEVMTEAAGPEALALVEEIRQLARRRRSGDHTAEPELAEKIASLSMSDARIVARAFSIFFDLANLAEDRHRIRVLRSREQELHPVSLSESIGAAIGRLKESGFSAAETQRAIDKMLIELVFTAHPSEAKRRSIRAKLRRMRHALQELDRTDLLPRERARLESRIRTELTVLWQTDFLRPSRPTVLEEVERGLSITPRLWEVVPQVYASMRLALDTHYPGEGIRPGLFLRFGSWMGGDRDGNPNVTAPITKQTLVWLRERAISQHLALTKTMYDFLSISVREIDADSTLNKGLEEASQKWPGLAEALSELAPLEVYRRWVTMIRWRLSQSSATTSCTSIPEGGYRDGEELFADLKAMQDSLRSHHSRLLADSELQRWLDLTTVFGLHLTRLDVRQDARRYREVMTEILSVAGIVENYADLPEAERCAALSRSIPWDHDLDREKLSPLALETLDLFLVLRDAIAVFGPSCIGGHVISLTQCPSDVLNVLWLWRWAQSKAVRDSSVPTTDELRIIPLFEKIDDLRNAPETMTSILEHPLYREHVTRVGDRQIIMVGYSDSTKDGGYLAACWGLYQAQSGLQQVAHDHGVQVTFFHGRGGSLGRGGGPAARGILSLPPEALDGTLRLTEQGEVLAERYDDTQVAFRHLEQVTWATLVASALPGVQVKPSWLSMMETLSVQSFKAYRELVDQPGFIAFFAAATPIDEIENLPIGSRPSRRRGERTLGDLRAIPWVFSWTQNRCMIPAWYGLGTALSEVKYKDRTAWQTICEMYRLWPFMQATIDNAMLALAKADMYIAQHYSELAEDPAQRQVCWELIARERDRTRQALLDLVGGSELLSKNPWFQGSIEVRNPYIDPLNLIQIELLRRRRSLTPEAPANEAEQLRDMLRLTVQGIAAGMRTTG; via the coding sequence ATGGCACCGGTGAGTAACGAGTTGTTGCGGCGCGACGTGCGCATGCTGGGCGATATGCTGGGCGAGGTGATGACCGAAGCGGCGGGCCCCGAAGCGCTCGCCCTGGTCGAGGAGATCCGTCAACTCGCACGCCGCCGACGAAGTGGCGACCACACAGCGGAACCCGAACTGGCCGAGAAGATTGCCAGCTTGTCGATGTCCGATGCTCGCATCGTGGCCCGCGCGTTCAGCATCTTTTTCGACCTGGCGAACCTGGCGGAAGATCGCCATCGCATTCGTGTCCTTCGCAGCCGCGAACAAGAGCTCCACCCGGTCTCGCTCAGCGAATCGATCGGCGCGGCGATCGGTCGCCTGAAGGAGTCGGGGTTCTCAGCCGCCGAAACGCAGCGCGCGATCGACAAGATGCTGATCGAGCTCGTCTTTACCGCTCATCCGAGCGAAGCCAAGCGGCGCTCGATTCGGGCCAAGCTGCGGCGGATGCGGCACGCTCTGCAGGAACTCGACCGGACCGATCTGCTGCCGCGCGAGCGGGCTCGTCTCGAGTCGCGCATCCGGACCGAGCTGACCGTGTTGTGGCAAACCGATTTCTTGCGCCCCAGCCGACCGACGGTGCTCGAAGAGGTCGAGCGTGGTCTGTCGATCACCCCGCGGCTGTGGGAAGTGGTGCCGCAGGTTTATGCCTCGATGCGTCTGGCGCTCGACACGCACTATCCCGGCGAAGGGATCAGGCCGGGACTCTTCCTCCGCTTCGGTTCGTGGATGGGGGGCGATCGCGACGGCAACCCCAACGTCACCGCACCGATCACCAAGCAAACACTCGTGTGGCTCCGCGAGCGCGCGATCTCGCAGCATCTGGCCCTCACGAAAACGATGTACGATTTCCTGAGCATCAGCGTGCGCGAAATCGATGCCGATTCGACCCTCAACAAAGGACTGGAAGAGGCGTCGCAAAAGTGGCCCGGACTCGCCGAAGCCTTGAGCGAGCTTGCGCCGCTGGAAGTCTATCGCCGCTGGGTGACGATGATTCGCTGGCGCTTGTCGCAGTCGAGCGCCACCACCAGCTGCACTTCGATTCCCGAAGGGGGCTACCGCGATGGCGAGGAGCTGTTTGCCGACCTCAAGGCGATGCAAGACAGCTTGCGCTCGCACCACAGCCGCTTGCTGGCCGATAGCGAGCTGCAGCGGTGGCTCGATCTGACGACAGTGTTTGGTTTGCATCTCACGCGACTCGATGTGCGGCAAGATGCGCGGCGCTATCGCGAAGTGATGACCGAGATCCTCTCGGTCGCTGGAATTGTCGAGAATTACGCCGATTTGCCCGAAGCAGAACGCTGCGCCGCCCTCTCGCGCTCGATTCCGTGGGACCACGATCTCGATCGCGAAAAGCTGTCCCCCTTGGCGCTCGAAACGCTCGATCTGTTCCTCGTGCTCCGCGATGCGATTGCCGTGTTCGGCCCCAGCTGCATCGGCGGCCATGTGATCAGCCTCACGCAGTGCCCGAGCGACGTGCTGAACGTCCTGTGGCTCTGGCGCTGGGCGCAGTCGAAAGCGGTGCGCGACAGCAGCGTGCCGACCACCGACGAGCTCCGCATCATTCCGCTGTTTGAAAAAATCGACGACCTGCGAAATGCCCCCGAGACGATGACCTCGATCCTCGAGCATCCGCTCTATCGCGAGCATGTCACGCGGGTCGGCGATCGTCAGATCATCATGGTCGGCTATAGCGACAGCACCAAAGATGGTGGCTATCTCGCAGCCTGCTGGGGACTCTATCAGGCCCAAAGTGGTCTGCAGCAAGTGGCCCACGATCACGGCGTACAAGTCACCTTCTTTCATGGTCGAGGTGGCTCGCTCGGACGTGGTGGTGGACCTGCCGCGCGTGGCATTTTGTCGCTTCCTCCCGAAGCACTCGACGGCACGCTTCGACTCACCGAGCAAGGAGAAGTGCTGGCCGAACGCTACGACGATACACAGGTCGCATTCCGCCATCTCGAGCAAGTCACTTGGGCCACACTCGTCGCCTCGGCACTTCCGGGCGTGCAAGTGAAACCGTCGTGGCTCTCGATGATGGAAACGTTGTCGGTGCAGTCGTTCAAAGCCTATCGCGAACTGGTCGATCAGCCTGGATTCATCGCCTTCTTCGCCGCAGCTACGCCGATCGATGAGATCGAGAACTTGCCGATCGGATCGCGTCCGAGTCGACGTCGGGGCGAACGTACGCTCGGCGATTTGCGGGCGATTCCGTGGGTCTTTTCGTGGACGCAAAATCGGTGCATGATCCCCGCCTGGTACGGTCTCGGGACCGCGCTCAGCGAAGTGAAGTACAAAGATAGGACCGCGTGGCAAACGATCTGCGAGATGTATCGCCTCTGGCCCTTCATGCAGGCGACGATCGATAACGCGATGCTCGCGCTGGCGAAGGCCGACATGTATATCGCGCAGCATTATTCCGAGCTGGCCGAAGATCCCGCCCAGCGCCAAGTTTGCTGGGAGCTGATCGCGCGCGAGCGTGATCGGACGCGTCAAGCGCTCCTCGATCTGGTCGGTGGTAGCGAATTGCTCTCGAAAAACCCCTGGTTTCAAGGCTCGATCGAAGTTCGCAATCCGTACATCGATCCGCTGAACTTGATTCAGATCGAGCTGCTCCGTCGGCGTCGTTCGCTGACCCCCGAAGCCCCAGCCAATGAGGCGGAACAGCTGCGCGACATGCTCCGGCTCACCGTGCAAGGGATCGCCGCCGGCATGCGCACCACCGGCTAA